A single window of Rana temporaria chromosome 1, aRanTem1.1, whole genome shotgun sequence DNA harbors:
- the LOC120916450 gene encoding la-related protein 6-like — MIYVWEVKKCNQEVAPASWGRPNRSQRLITLPRLKRTLFQKWRKHWPGRDSARRLYVNIMASPGYPYPRSLNSICSLPVDVHPHSCNSRLRHREMRQESRNGYMDSSDRSFCDIADTLDEDSCEGDFGIPDVKLIEKIVSQVEFYLSDENLSRDAFLLKHVQKNKFGFVSIKLLTSFKKMKSLTRDWRQTLHALQFSDNLEVNEEETKVRRKTPVPNSLLGLPPTKLLLAWNLDCTDKASLVKPQRNFLETVTSLFASFGILTSVRILKPGKEVPSDVKKILARYPELATKNCALVEYENLEGARKALETFSVKQSGTNGDSGVRVVPVSGRGTRKKSGMESDETENCDLPDKLAKQHGKLPVKLQYTVEDASCYSSSESDSTPASPVLGPRFPCAMSFASPDISFKPSSFSSPRSSPLLARKCFSQPYQSLSPLATDHGNRVFSSSGTSPEMFRRHPEHSNDSGICSSSWVQRRKAAAHNLCLENKSVPCSPLSLKKASVTHGLPSGILRLPHGPDGSRGFHNSIGRGKLVLRH, encoded by the exons CTTTATGTGAACATCATGGCATCTCCTGGGTATCCGTATCCAAGATCTCTAAACAGCATCTGTAGCCTACCTGTTGATGTTCACCCACATTCATGCAATTCCAGACTGCGCCACAGAGAAATGAGGCAGGAGTCTAGGAATGGGTACATGGACTCCTCTGACAG aagTTTCTGTGATATCGCTGACACCTTGGATGAGGACTCCTGTGAAGGTGATTTTGGGATTCCCGATGTGAAGCTAATTGAAAAGATTGTAAGCCAAGTAGAGTTTTACCTGTCGGATGAGAATTTGTCTCGCGATGCCTTTCTGCTCAAACATGTACAGAAAAACAAGTTTGGTTTTGTCAGCATTAAATTGCTTACTTCTTTCAAaaag atgaaGTCCCTTACTAGAGACTGGAGACAAACTTTGCATGCGCTCCAGTTTTCAGACAACCTAGAGGTTAATGAAGAGGAAACCAAAGTGAGGCGTAAAACTCCAGTTCCAAATTCTTTGCTTGGACTTCCTCCCACAAAACTACTGTTGGCCTGGAATCTAGATTGTACAGATAAGGCCAGTCTTGTAAAACCCCAGAGGAACTTCCTGGAAACGGTCACTTCTCTGTTTGCTTCTTTTGGAATTCTCACTTCTGTACGCATCTTAAAACCTGGAAAAGAAGTACcaagtgatgtaaaaaaaattttggctAGATATCCTGAGCTGGCTACAAAAAATTGTGCACTTGTAGAATATGAGAACTTGGAAGGAGCTCGAAAGGCGCTAGAGACATTTAGTGTCAAGCAAAGTGGCACCAATGGCGACAGTGGTGTCAGAGTTGTACCGGTAAGTGGAAGAGGTACACGCAAGAAAAGTGGCATGGAGTCTGATGAAACTGAAAATTGTGATTTACCAGATAAGTTGGCTAAGCAACATGGTAAACTTCCAGTAAAGCTGCAATACACAGTGGAGGATGCTTCTTGTTATAGCTCATCAGAATCTGACAGTACTCCAGCCTCTCCAGTTTTGGGACCTCGTTTTCCTTGTGCTATGAGTTTTGCAAGCCCAGACATTTCATTCAAGCCAAGTTCTTTCAGCAGCCCTCGCTCTAGTCCATTATTGGCACGCAAGTGCTTCTCTCAACCTTATCAGAGCCTTTCACCTTTGGCTACAGATCATGGGAATAGAGTATTTTCTAGTTCTGGGACAAGCCCAGAAATGTTTCGGAGACATCCAGAGCATTCAAATGACAGTGGGATTTGTTCAAGTTCTTGGGTGCAAAGACGAAAAGCTGCTGCTCACAATCTGTGTTTGGAGAACAAGTCTGTGCCTTGTAGCCCTCTATCACTGAAGAAGGCCTCAGTCACTCATGGGCTTCCCAGTGGGATACTTCGGCTTCCACATGGGCCAGATGGGAGCAGAGGCTTTCACAATAGCATTGGTAGAGGGAAACTCGTCCTAAGGCACTAA